The following proteins are encoded in a genomic region of Leptospira ryugenii:
- a CDS encoding sulfurtransferase, translating into MEDEEIRLNWSFLKSEINAGDFLIDCRSQSAYEEETLEGAYYYPFIKKAFGSDPESHKKLYGPMVGVLQEIQKSKKTRVVVFDEGMGMFSTRMVFLLRAMGFAESYVLAKKWPIDGNKKPGTLKVEFEPADKTKVIEGVVDKAFMEKNLTKLQIFDARTMEEYEGRLPRLTAPEEGTLCGRLPGAFLWDWRNLYDAEANLIDRSVFKKRLNGFPFMPERPTVIYDYNGARSCLLALMLRETGYSDVSTYQGSWFEWRKSSLPKQAVSVFGQKAVSAAAPRVGGLDRKKV; encoded by the coding sequence ATGGAAGACGAGGAGATACGATTGAACTGGAGTTTTTTAAAATCAGAGATAAATGCAGGAGATTTCTTAATTGATTGTAGGTCTCAATCAGCATATGAAGAGGAAACCCTGGAAGGTGCTTACTACTATCCCTTCATCAAAAAGGCTTTTGGATCTGATCCTGAATCACATAAAAAACTCTATGGCCCAATGGTCGGTGTCCTCCAAGAAATCCAAAAAAGCAAAAAAACGCGAGTCGTAGTTTTTGATGAGGGCATGGGAATGTTCTCAACTCGTATGGTGTTTTTACTTCGTGCAATGGGCTTTGCTGAAAGTTATGTTTTAGCGAAGAAATGGCCCATAGATGGAAATAAAAAGCCTGGAACTTTGAAAGTAGAGTTCGAACCAGCTGACAAGACTAAGGTGATTGAAGGTGTTGTCGACAAAGCCTTCATGGAAAAAAACCTTACAAAACTCCAAATCTTTGATGCTCGTACTATGGAAGAGTATGAAGGCCGACTCCCTAGATTAACTGCTCCTGAAGAGGGCACACTCTGTGGAAGGCTACCAGGCGCATTTTTATGGGATTGGAGAAACCTCTACGATGCTGAGGCAAATCTCATTGACCGTTCCGTTTTCAAAAAGCGTTTGAATGGTTTCCCTTTTATGCCAGAAAGGCCAACAGTCATATATGATTACAATGGCGCAAGATCTTGCCTCCTTGCCTTAATGCTGAGAGAAACAGGCTATAGTGATGTTAGCACCTACCAAGGCTCATGGTTTGAATGGAGAAAGTCCAGCCTACCAAAACAAGCCGTGTCTGTCTTTGGACAGAAGGCTGTGAGTGCGGCAGCCCCACGTGTTGGTGGCTTAGACCGAAAGAAAGTGTAA
- a CDS encoding LIC11113 family protein, which yields MIPRKVSLRGLLFVCILCASMLFAQTNRVRESSDLQTLYDMLKSSGQNKTRQSFLKKHTKHIFPLEDAECSIKTKNDDGLVRYFTLQCGSNEVEGLINYASDQKKLKTKLSGFQLVAWEKIGNQKYLRIRVHGFESQVGSITKESKDIVPIALRQKKQKEKDFTKDINENLQYFKSLAYNSKRRKEAVTDLEIFFDKTCPLVFKEVDQSFYWDKTIAYTFEISCVKDTSYSLVKIPGGRDGKLNVSNKAMPIPQKGETFYAMLRMRKITDEQAYWDDFKLYYE from the coding sequence ATGATTCCGCGCAAAGTTTCACTGAGAGGCTTGCTCTTTGTCTGCATTCTATGTGCATCTATGCTTTTTGCTCAAACAAATAGAGTTCGTGAATCCTCCGATTTGCAAACGTTATATGATATGTTAAAGTCCTCCGGACAAAACAAAACTAGGCAAAGTTTTTTAAAAAAACATACAAAGCATATCTTTCCCCTTGAAGATGCAGAATGTTCTATTAAAACAAAGAACGACGATGGACTAGTTCGTTACTTTACATTGCAATGTGGATCAAATGAAGTTGAGGGCCTTATCAACTATGCCTCAGACCAAAAAAAGCTGAAAACCAAACTATCTGGATTTCAATTGGTCGCTTGGGAAAAGATTGGCAATCAAAAATATCTGAGGATCCGTGTTCACGGATTTGAATCGCAGGTAGGCTCTATTACGAAAGAAAGCAAGGACATCGTTCCTATCGCTTTGCGCCAAAAAAAACAAAAAGAAAAAGATTTTACAAAGGATATAAATGAAAACCTCCAATACTTTAAATCTTTGGCTTACAATTCGAAACGTAGAAAAGAAGCAGTAACAGATTTAGAAATTTTTTTCGATAAAACTTGTCCTCTGGTATTTAAAGAAGTAGACCAGAGTTTTTATTGGGACAAGACAATCGCTTATACATTCGAAATTTCTTGCGTAAAGGATACTTCGTATTCCCTCGTAAAGATTCCGGGCGGTCGAGATGGTAAGTTGAATGTATCAAATAAAGCCATGCCAATCCCTCAGAAAGGAGAAACGTTCTATGCAATGCTTCGAATGCGAAAGATCACAGATGAACAGGCATACTGGGATGATTTTAAATTATACTATGAATAA